The Xylocopa sonorina isolate GNS202 chromosome 10, iyXylSono1_principal, whole genome shotgun sequence genome contains the following window.
ATTAGTCTTCGCTGTTGTTTACGTATATTTTCAGTGTTACTTTTGCAAATATTTATACTGTTCGTATTCTAAAAACACTGATTAATTTCACGGAGAAAAAAAGATTCATCTCCGCTAATTTCAGTGTATTCGCATTTGTTCTTTCCTCAGATATCTTAATGGAATGTCAATCTTGTCAAACTTGTCATTACGAGTAATTATAAAAACCACAAAACAAAAAGCAAAGCTCTACATTCATCGTTTTCATCAAAATAAACAGAATGATCCAAATAATCGCAGAATTATTCTTCAAAAAATCTTCGAAAATGCCTCAAAAGACAAACTAACCCAGAAACTCTTCGATAAAATTGTCAGAAAAAACAATTCTCAACTAAAGTTTACACATAATCCTTGTCGTGAGCCTATCAGAGAAGAAAGCGAAGAATGAACAAAAAATTTAATTGCAGTCCCTATTGGATGACGCAGGCAACGAATAATTTCACTGTCCTCCTTCTGAAACTACGCAAAGTGATCAGCAACGCGGTCGTTCGGAAAGCACATGTTCAGTTCGACGAAGATCAAGAGTCGACAATGGTCCCCTTGAATCGATGCCCTCGGAGCACTTCCGGCAAGGCCACTCGAAGCCTGTCCACTGTCTAGGACCGAGGCCGGGTGTGCCAATCCGTCGGAGGCCGAGGTGTGCACCTGTTGCAGCCGGGTGGGAGAACGCGCTGAAGAGGGCTGTTCTCGCGAGATCGACGTCAAACGTTGACGACATCCACGCCGATCTCGTTGGCGCAAACGCTGACAAAACACGAAACGCAGTATATCTCGATCAAACGCACGCCCGCCAAGGCCGTTGCATAACACACGCCAGCCATTAGATTGGACGACGGCATTAGTAATTATTTCATTAGCACACCGGATACATTGCATTGGCCCTCGTCGCTCGTTACGGTTTCAATTGATATTCAGCGACGCGTTGCCCGCGGAAATCGTATTTGGAGTTCCTCCTTGGCGAACAATGGACGCGTGGCGTCGCGATTCGCGTTCCTCAGAATTTATATGGCCGACGAACCGTTTAGCTCTGGAGCTTCTTAAGGGGGTTGTCGCAACTCATAACCGTAATAAAGAGAATTTGGAATTACTTTTTTTCTATGAAAACTAGTGAAATAATTGTTTATTGTCGTGAGCATAATTAAGTTCCATGACTAAAGTGCGAAGAGAACGAACTACTAAATAACAGAAGGTCAGCAAATGAAAATTTGGAGCAACCAACAGAGAACATAGTAATTAATGAAACCGATGATGTCATACCTTCTGCCAACCGTATAAATAAAATCGTAAAAATAATCATCCCAATGAATGCTcccataatattcatagctcgCCATAGTTCACACTCGACTTTTCTCATGGCTACAAATCTAACAGTCTCGTTACTGCTGACTCTGAACACATCGGGTAACAAGATCAAAGAGTTTTGTACCTACACTGTAAATTCTGCAGGCTCTGCAGCGCTTCTGAAGAAACAGTCGCTTAGAATAGATCCCTCTAATCACAACAATAAAGTCCCCATAAAAAATAGAGAACGAGGAAACCAGCCGCACTAGTGTCACTCGATCCAATTGTACAGTTCTATCGTTCGTATTCGACGCGAATGCCCGCACAGGTCGTCGACGTACATCTCGTTCATTGTTCAAACCTCGTACAAGTGAGAAACGTTAAATTAAAAGAAGAAAACTTAGCGAAACTTTTTAGCTAAAATCCCTCCACAAAGACGTGACGCGCGGCGATCAGAAAAACGGAAACGATAACCGCGACGGGGGTGCTCGACGTCGACGACGGAGGACTCCTGTTTGGACAGTCTGGTAAAGGTTTATCGGTGGTCGTCTCGATTAGTATGATTTTTGGGGACACTTCCTCGTGTTGCGGTTGATTGCCCACCAATGGCGGCGAGTGGAGAGTGACCGGATGCTCGTAATAGGGTGGCTGGAACACGTTATCCGGCGACGGAGGGTGGATCATCGTTGGCGGCGCTGGCGGTAGAGGTTGAACGTCGCGGCCAGAGGTCGACGAATCGGCTGCTGAGTCTTGGAACTCCGGTCCTCTGCTCTCGATGGTAGATGGTAGATATTGCACGTTCGATGGCCCGGTGTTTCTCTCGAACCAATCAACCTGTGGAAGCTGTGTGCTGTGTTCCACGTCTGGTTCCACGTAAGGTGGAGTTTGAAGATCGTCTGGGCTGACTGCCAAGGGGATCGACTCGGTCGAGCTAGAGTAAGCTGATTGTTCTGTGCGAGGTTCGTCCTCGTTCTTATGGTACGGGTAGATCGGGTATTCGGGCCAGCCGGCGGTCGGTTCCGGGAATTTCGGCCAAGACCTCAAGGTCGTCGTTTCTTGGCTAACGTAGGACGTGGATTCAGGCGGTGGATAGGTCGTGGAGTCGATTGGAGCGATGGTCGCTGGAGGAACGTAAGGTCTGCTCGTGTACTGGTACATTGCACTCGTGGTTTCTAATTTGTCCTCAGGGGGAATTGTTGATGCTTTTGGAGTTACCCTCCAGTCTGGAGTGCTCTGCATTGGATGATATACTACTTCTTCGGTTGTGTAAAGCCATAGTGGTATATGGGATGCTGTCGATGCTACGGTGGGAGATTGTGTCGTCGCTGTTGGACGTAGTCGTTCACGATGAGCAGGTAATGGTGTGGTTGGTTCCTCCGTAGTGGTTTCTTCGTCGTACATATCGTACTCGAACGGAGATTCTGCTGAGATTAAGTCGGTTTCTATTCTATTCCATTCTGGATCTTTTTCGATGTCTACTCCACGGCTCTCGAGAAACATACTGACGGCATTGGGACATTTGAAGTGAGAGTTCTCAGTGAGGAATATTCTCTTCAACTCCTTCAGATTGGACAAGTCCGCAATGTTCAAGCATTCCAGTCGATTACCAGACAGTCTCATGTCGACCAGACTTGGCAGATTTTTGAACACCCCATCCTCGATAGACTCTATGCTATTGTAATTCAGGTCCAAGAACGTTAAATAATCTAAACCCTTGAACCAGGATTCTTTCACGGTGGTCAAACGATTATTGTTCAAAGTTAACTGCTGAAGGTTGTTCAAATGTTGAAAAGCTCCTGGTTCGATGTCCATTATGTTACAATGGGAGCAAACCAGCACCCAGAGGTCTGGACCGAACCTTGAGAAGGTTTCCGCGGTTATTCGTCGAATCGGCATGTTGTTGATCTTAATTTTTCCAGTCGTAACTGGAAGATCGTTCAAATCCGATATTTGACCACCTATGCAGAAGTATTCTATCATATCATCGTTTTTCACATGCCTGCACGCCCCTTGCACTCCACTGACACTTGCACACAAAACGATGAACAGAAACAGTTCAACTATCGCACCCATTTTTTCTCTGATCGTTCGTGGTTGAAAAATCTCACGGTGAATCGTACAGTTTTATGGTATAGGAAATATGTACCATTATTTAACACGCATACGTTCGAACCACTTAGAGGTTCATAGTCATTGTGGTAGGGATTTTAGCCGAAAATTCTGCAATGTCTAGCGATGTGCTAGAACCGATCTAATTGTTCTGTAGACTGAATCCTCTCTTGCGTTCCCTCTTTACTTATTTACTAGTATCCCTCCCTCCCATTCGTACGTACTACTAGTCCACCTCCTACTACTACTTCCAATCATGAAGCAGTACTATGTATTGATAAAAATAGAAAAGCTTGAAAATAGCGCGCTGCTCACTTGTTCAGCAGATCACTGAGCCGATCGATCTATAGCGGAATTAGATTGCGGGGGTGGGGGATCGTGATTAAATTTACGAGCGCATTGCCACTTGAACACACACCGGTTTTCTTTCGATACATTTCACATCGTAGCGTCAGAGAGACATTAGAAAAAATTATGTACTAATATGTTCGCTACGAAGAAGACATATGTCACCAGCATATGATTATTTGTTAAAAACGTATGTAAAGTTCGAGGATACctcaaaaatattttattatcttATGAAAAtcaaaaatttaatattatattaaaattggaGTTGAAAGTATTATACTTATACGTGCTACATGAAATGGATTCAATTATTTCAACAAATTACAGAACGAAATAATTTAACTTTATAGATATGTATAAGTTTTAAAGACATGTGAAATTATTACTTGCAATTTTTTTAATGTTCTAATAGTGATTACTAAAATTGTATAGCTTGCAAATTTATGCTTATAAGAATATATATTGAAATCAAAGTAAAAAACTATTTATTCATTTAAGCAAAGAAATTGAATATGGTAAAAGATAGTAAGTAAAAATAAACTTTTCATAGAAAATTCTTAATGTGTAAAACTGTCACTTACCTTGCGTTTTCTGCGTTGCTTCTTCTTGTCATTCTCCTGTGTAAATGCTTTGTACTCTGGTACTTCCCCCTTTTCGATGAGTCCTTCGATAATATCGTGCAGCCTTGGTTCATCTTCGCAATTGGCGAAAGGAACGGTTTCTAGGATGTAGTCCATATCTCCTTTGCCTGTTAACAAAAATAATATCCATCTAAAAATGTCAGACGTCTAACCCACATAATATGAACTATTGCAACTAACTACAAAAAGATAGCTAAAAGATATCTGTATTCACTAATTCATTATTTTACAATGTTATAATAGACATAACGTCATTAGTTGAAAGAATTATCATAATTCACTTTTAAAATGTCTACATGCATAACTGATTGCCATTAATCGAACGAATGTAATTCCATTAAAAGATTGCAACATGCTATGCACTACAAATACACAACATATGTGTGGCTTGAATTATAGTTATATGACTATAGAATATTGTTATATTAAATATACATACTGTCCATGTAGGCACGCTTCAAGTCTTTAATCTCAACCTCTGAGCCTTTGTAATTTTTCtc
Protein-coding sequences here:
- the LOC143428110 gene encoding uncharacterized protein LOC143428110: MGAIVELFLFIVLCASVSGVQGACRHVKNDDMIEYFCIGGQISDLNDLPVTTGKIKINNMPIRRITAETFSRFGPDLWVLVCSHCNIMDIEPGAFQHLNNLQQLTLNNNRLTTVKESWFKGLDYLTFLDLNYNSIESIEDGVFKNLPSLVDMRLSGNRLECLNIADLSNLKELKRIFLTENSHFKCPNAVSMFLESRGVDIEKDPEWNRIETDLISAESPFEYDMYDEETTTEEPTTPLPAHRERLRPTATTQSPTVASTASHIPLWLYTTEEVVYHPMQSTPDWRVTPKASTIPPEDKLETTSAMYQYTSRPYVPPATIAPIDSTTYPPPESTSYVSQETTTLRSWPKFPEPTAGWPEYPIYPYHKNEDEPRTEQSAYSSSTESIPLAVSPDDLQTPPYVEPDVEHSTQLPQVDWFERNTGPSNVQYLPSTIESRGPEFQDSAADSSTSGRDVQPLPPAPPTMIHPPSPDNVFQPPYYEHPVTLHSPPLVGNQPQHEEVSPKIILIETTTDKPLPDCPNRSPPSSTSSTPVAVIVSVFLIAARHVFVEGF